TGGAGGCCAGGGATCCAAATGGAATTTTGTCTCCTGGATCAGCATTATACTCTGTGTAGagtaaggaaataaaagtttGAAATTATGGGGAGAATAGGAAGGAGCAGTGTGCTATTGTAGCTTGAAGGCTGTTGCAgttgttcttattttttaaagccaaaaCCCTGCCAGTACTGCAACATCATAGCAGCATTTATTGGAAACAAGTGCCAGCGTTGCACCAACTCAGAGAAGAAGTATGGCCCTCCTCACTCGTGTGAGCAGTGCAAGCAGCAGTGCGCCTTCGACCGGAAGGATGACAGGAAGAAGGTCAGTATTTGTGTTAAAGAAGGCTGAAAAGGTAAAAGGGCTGATCACACTGATCCTCTCTCCATCTTCTTTACAtcttctgcagcatttctgacAGGACATGGGGAAAGGCTTCTCACTGCCAGGTGGCAGGGTTAGATGGAATAGTGGgaggaaattcctccctgtcagggtgggcaggccctggcacaggtgcccagagcagctgtggctgcccttggatccctggcagtgcccaaggccaggctggacagggattggagcagtctgggacagtggaaggtgtccctgccatggcaaggggtgggaCTGGGTGGGGTTTAAGGTTgctttcaacccaaaccatatCTCTTGGTTATAAAGTGTTTTCTAGAGCTGAGCTTTGCTCTGGTTTAGAGCTGTTTAATCTTTGAACCCCTGTGTGCCTCTGCCAGATCTTCTAAGAAAGATCTCTTGAATTTGGCCcaagagctggcagaggagcagagaccTCTGAATGAAGTGTGAGGTGCGATCtggggagagggatggagaatGACATTTGTTCCATAGCCTGAGGAGCTACAAGTGTCATACCTCTACCAGGAAACCCCTTCATGGCTTCTGTACACCCTGAGTGCCTGTGTAGGAGGTGTGTCTTCTCGAGGCATACTGTAAACATCTGTTGTTTGGAATGCTGCAGCCATAATCGGTGCCCTGCTGAGCCTCCTGGAGCAGACACCCTTGCTGTTTTGGTCTCCAGTGACTGCCGTAACCCTAAGCTTGAAAGTGCTTCTtgtcttttctgtgtttgctttgtgggCAGGAAAAAAGACCAAAGCTGCTTTCTGTCTCCCATTCCAGGTGGATGGCAAGCTGCTTTGCTGGTTGTGCACACTGTCCTATAAACGAGTCCTGCAGAAGACCAAAGAGCAGTGCAAACACCTGAGCAGTTCTTCCCGAGGcagcctgcaggagaaggagcagttCAGTAGGCTCAGCAGTGGCAGCCACTATAACAGGTAACCTTAGGAGGGGTTTGGGCATGGTCTGAGCTCAGGACAGTCTGGCTAAGTCACGCTTTGCTTGTTTGCAAACCTCACTGTGCTGGTACAGCCTTGTGCTTCTTAGTGATCCAACTTACTGAACTTGTACACTGTGAAATCAAAGTTGCATttgtaaaatttaattattaaaatgcagattttaagCAGGAGTTCTTCACCTACATGCTACTCTGActcattgttttctgtttatttttagtctCCAGCTATTCTTCaaggaatgatttttttatcGTTTTAGCACTGGGAAATACTGTTTTAATAGGATCAAAGTGGGTGGGAATATTTATCTGCCTCTCTGTCTTAGACTGAAAGTCATTCAGGTTCTGACATacaatttcctcctttttctagCCAGAAAACCTTATCCACGTCTTCCATTCAGAATGAAATCCCAAAGAAGAAAGCCAAGTTTGATGCCATATCTGCCAATGGTGACAGGTGAGCCTGTTACATGGGGAAATTGTGGGCGAGTGGTTTGTTTGCTAAGTTTATATAAGACAGAGTTGTGTGTGAATAACAGGAAGCTCTTATGCTAGAGCAGGGGCCTTGGGCTTTGAGACCTCGAGGGGCTGTCCTAGAacctggcagggcagtgctaCCTGGAATCTAGACATAGATTTGAAGAAGAGAATACTGAGCACCTGTACCTGCTTGGATGGAGTAGGATCAAGGTGATGTTGGCTGAGCTCCTCAACAGTCAGGAAAACTGCAGGCAAACCAACTTTATCAtctctcctgcagccacaggagagAGGGTCTGGTGAGGCCTGCAGGTTTTGTGCTTTGAGGTCTGTCAGACTGATCTGCAGGGAGAGCCTCAGAGGACAGGAGAAGATCCAGACCCACTTCCCATGTCCCCTCCTGCTTTTGGGGGAGAGACAAGCAATCAAACAGCTTTGCTTGAAAGGTTGTGTACTCCCCATCCTGGaggtgttccaggccaggttggatgggtcGTGGAGCagcttggtctagtggaaggtgtcccttcccatggcaagGGGATGGAACAAGATGCTCTTTAAGATTCGTTCCAGCCCAAACCGTTCCATGGTTCTCTGATTCTGGGAAAGCATCGACCCCGTTCTGCTGTCACACTTGATGCTGGATCACGTTGATGCCGGCCGCCTGTGCAGCAGAATGGGAGTCGCTAGCAGAAACAGGAGATTGAGAtggatttgtatttttatgGTCTTGTGCATGCATATtttcattcctgcctttcctctctGATTCTCAGCGTTCCTTCCTCTCCCGAGATGCTTTGCCCCCTTATCCAGAGGGCCCCGTCCACGTTGGCGCAGTGGGCTGCTTCCCAACAGACTCTCGGGGCCCACCATTGTCCTGTTGCTCAAGGCATTGACATCCTGAAGTGAGATCACCTATTgttttctcccctccctccttggGAACTGCCTCCTACACGGGAACTGTCCCTCTCAACAGATCTCTTTCTGaacagcagggatttgggagcatGGAGCAGAGCACAGTTAGTGCCAAAGGGTTTGTTAAAGACACTGGTAATTAATTAATCACTACCTGCCTTCAGTGTCTCTGAGATCACAGATCTCTCCTGTAGATACCGTTGACACCTTGTCACTGTAAAATGCTCCCACGGGAAATGTccatcctggaagtgttcatggccagattggatggggcttaGGGCAGCCTCATCTAGTGGAAGGTGAcactgcctgtggcagggggcagaacgagatgagctttaaggtccctttgacccaaaccattctgggattctatgattctgtgaaatagacctttaataattttataggGCAGTGGCACCCACAGAGAAGTGTGAAGTACCTTTTATCATCTGAACAGCATT
This portion of the Molothrus ater isolate BHLD 08-10-18 breed brown headed cowbird chromosome 24, BPBGC_Mater_1.1, whole genome shotgun sequence genome encodes:
- the FAM76A gene encoding protein FAM76A isoform X2 — protein: MAALYACTKCHQRFPFEALSQGQQLCKECRIAHPIVKCTYCRTEFQQESKTNTICKKCAQNVKLYGTPKPCQYCNIIAAFIGNKCQRCTNSEKKYGPPHSCEQCKQQCAFDRKDDRKKVDGKLLCWLCTLSYKRVLQKTKEQCKHLSSSSRGSLQEKEQFSRLSSGSHYNSQKTLSTSSIQNEIPKKKAKFDAISANGDSVPSSPEMLCPLIQRAPSTLAQWAASQQTLGAHHCPVAQGIDILNFSPDLALDSPGTDHFVIIAQLKEEVATLKKMLHQKDQMILEKEKKITELKADLQYQESQMRAKMNQMEKTHKEVMEQLQAKNRELLKQAAALSKGKKPEKSGAITSP